The Microbacterium sp. LWO12-1.2 genome includes a window with the following:
- a CDS encoding Rieske 2Fe-2S domain-containing protein, with product MRITGLGHAGMFIETVGGNIICDPVLGPSFFGSWFPFPDNRGLDWERFGREADFLYISHRHRDHFDPKLLERYISKDIEVLLPEYPIDDLERDIRALGFSNITYAPAGEIIQRGALKIMITPLRAPSDGPIGDSSLSVDDGTGSMLNQNDSHPLDLDSLLHFGKPDAYFTQVSGAIWWPMVYDLPLEAKQNFAQLKRDSQNKRAMYYIDKVDAPHVFPMAGPPMFLRDDLFDFNGLGKNGESIFTDQKQFLAHMKELSPQYDGHLFVPGTLVTVDGGEVTTEQTLYSEAELTHIFDEKWDYLEEQRASRQQEILDEEASRAEIIPPDEMLAAIKEWWEPLLKKSRTIRLGVGGNVRFRIGELDMVVDFPRAKVREYAGEECVYWYTIPADLVSTNIQDHEIDWSNSIFLSMQFQVGRSGKFNEFLTTFLKCLSVDRIEYVENWYQEQTDQNEDAVIGDWVVQRRCPHLRADLTKTGKVDEDGVLTCSMHDWKWDLKTGSCLSTSGHPIRATKAENVADELVETAS from the coding sequence ATGCGGATCACGGGACTCGGTCACGCCGGGATGTTCATCGAGACGGTCGGCGGCAACATCATCTGCGACCCCGTGCTCGGTCCGTCCTTCTTCGGCTCCTGGTTCCCGTTCCCCGACAACCGGGGCCTCGATTGGGAGCGCTTCGGGCGTGAGGCTGATTTCCTCTACATCTCGCATCGTCACCGCGATCACTTCGACCCGAAGCTCCTCGAGCGCTACATCTCCAAGGACATCGAGGTCCTGCTTCCGGAGTACCCGATTGACGACCTCGAGCGCGACATCCGTGCACTCGGGTTCTCGAACATCACGTACGCCCCCGCCGGCGAGATCATCCAGCGCGGCGCGCTCAAGATCATGATCACCCCGCTGCGTGCACCCAGTGACGGGCCCATCGGGGACTCCTCGCTGAGCGTCGATGACGGTACCGGTTCGATGCTGAACCAGAACGACTCGCATCCGCTCGACCTCGACTCGCTGCTCCACTTCGGCAAGCCCGATGCCTACTTCACGCAGGTGTCCGGCGCGATCTGGTGGCCCATGGTCTACGACTTGCCGCTGGAGGCGAAGCAGAACTTCGCGCAGCTCAAGCGCGACTCGCAGAACAAGCGTGCGATGTACTACATCGACAAGGTCGACGCACCACATGTGTTCCCGATGGCCGGGCCGCCCATGTTCCTGCGTGACGACCTGTTCGACTTCAACGGACTGGGCAAGAACGGCGAGTCGATCTTCACGGATCAGAAGCAGTTCCTCGCGCACATGAAGGAGCTGTCTCCGCAGTACGACGGTCATCTGTTCGTGCCGGGCACGCTCGTCACGGTCGACGGTGGCGAGGTGACGACGGAGCAGACGCTCTACAGCGAGGCCGAGCTCACGCACATCTTCGACGAGAAGTGGGACTATCTCGAGGAGCAGCGAGCCAGCCGTCAGCAGGAGATCCTCGATGAGGAGGCGTCGCGCGCCGAAATCATCCCTCCGGACGAGATGCTCGCGGCGATCAAGGAGTGGTGGGAGCCCCTGCTGAAGAAGTCGCGCACCATCCGCCTCGGCGTCGGCGGCAACGTGCGGTTCCGCATCGGCGAGCTCGACATGGTCGTCGATTTCCCCCGCGCCAAGGTGCGCGAGTACGCAGGGGAGGAGTGCGTGTACTGGTACACGATCCCCGCTGATCTCGTGTCGACCAACATCCAGGACCATGAGATCGACTGGTCGAACTCGATCTTCCTGTCGATGCAGTTCCAGGTGGGTCGCAGCGGCAAGTTCAACGAGTTCCTCACCACGTTCCTCAAGTGCCTGTCGGTGGACCGGATCGAGTATGTCGAGAACTGGTACCAGGAGCAGACCGACCAGAACGAGGACGCCGTGATCGGCGACTGGGTCGTGCAGCGCCGTTGCCCGCATCTGCGCGCCGACCTCACGAAGACCGGCAAGGTCGATGAGGATGGCGTGCTCACCTGCAGCATGCATGACTGGAAATGGGACCTGAAGACGGGAAGCTGCCTGTCGACGAGCGGTCACCCGATCCGCGCGACCAAGGCGGAGAACGTCGCCGACGAGCTGGTGGAGACGGCGAGCTGA